From the Cryptomeria japonica chromosome 2, Sugi_1.0, whole genome shotgun sequence genome, one window contains:
- the LOC131074953 gene encoding photosystem II reaction center W protein, chloroplastic — MASALSATSVSAALLQKPFSGSTVKLCSPSVVVGLPALKAPKITCSASKAVKEEKKTLLSNGNFGLSAAAMSALISSPALALVDERLSTEGTGLSLGLSNPTLGWILVGVFTLIWSLYFIYTTTLDEDEESGGLSL, encoded by the exons ATGGCTTCCGCTTTGAGCGCAACCTCCGTATCCGCAGCATTGCTTCAGAAACCTTTCAGTGGCTCAACAGTCAAGCTCTGCTCTCCATCTGTTGttgtgg GTCTGCCGGCCTTAAAAGCGCCCAAAATTACCTGCTCTGCTAGCAAGGCGGTTAAGGAGGAGAAGAAGACTCTTTTGAGCAATGGAAACTTTGGCCTGAGTGCTGCAGCTATGAGCGCGCTTATTTCAAGCCCTGCACTTGCACTGGTAGACGAGAGACTGAGCACTGAAGGAACAGGACTTAGTTTGGGATTGAGCAACCCCACTCTGGGATGGATTTTAGTAGGGGTCTTCACTCTTATCTGGAGTCTGTACTTTATCTACACTACAACTCTTGATGAAGACGAGGAGTCTGGTGGCCTTTCTCTCTAA